Proteins encoded in a region of the Sphingopyxis sp. OAS728 genome:
- a CDS encoding demethoxyubiquinone hydroxylase family protein, whose protein sequence is MTNKRTASMIRVDQAGEYGATRIYAGQLAVMGDRHPMAREIAHMAEQEERHRKFFDAMVARRGVRPTALQPFWNVAGFALGAVTAAMGPRAAMACTAAVETEIDRHYQHQLDELGDSDPELSAAVEDFRAEELEHKEAALAAGAESAPGYPVLSLAIRAGCRAAIALSKRI, encoded by the coding sequence ATGACAAACAAGCGCACCGCATCGATGATCCGCGTCGACCAGGCGGGCGAATATGGCGCCACGCGCATCTATGCCGGCCAGCTCGCGGTGATGGGCGACCGCCACCCTATGGCGCGCGAAATCGCGCATATGGCCGAACAGGAAGAGCGCCACCGCAAATTCTTCGATGCGATGGTCGCACGGCGCGGCGTGCGCCCGACCGCGCTCCAGCCCTTCTGGAACGTCGCGGGCTTTGCGCTCGGCGCGGTCACCGCCGCAATGGGGCCGCGCGCCGCGATGGCGTGTACTGCTGCGGTCGAGACCGAAATCGACCGTCATTACCAGCATCAGCTCGACGAACTGGGCGACAGCGACCCCGAACTCAGCGCCGCAGTCGAGGATTTCCGCGCCGAGGAACTCGAGCATAAGGAAGCCGCGCTCGCGGCGGGCGCCGAAAGCGCTCCCGGCTATCCGGTCCTCAGCCTCGCGATCCGCGCGGGTTGCCGTGCAGCCATCGCGCTGTCGAAACGTATCTGA
- a CDS encoding TldD/PmbA family protein — MLTVSEALDRAQMLCDAAAKAGADAADALYYCNAATSVSMRLGALEDVERSEGQDISLRVFVGQRSASVSTADMDAGELAKLVERCVAMAREAPEDPYAGLAPEELLFKGAVPDFDLDDNSEADPAALREAALAVEEAARAVAGVTNSEGGSASHSRTRFALATSHGFAGGYGSSGHSLSASVIAGEGATMQRDYGWHSAHHLADLESAADIGKRAGTRAVARLNPGKAPNGKLPVLLDPRVSGGIVGHLLGAIAGPAIARGTSFLLGKEEQMLFDSGIVIRDEPHRPRGLRSRAFDGEGLPTAARNLVEGGKITGWLLDTASAKQLGLAPTGHASRGGGASGVGASNLNLAPGNVTPAALMEGIADGVYITELIGHGVNPVTGDYSRGASGFLIKDGALAGPIAEFTIAGNLIDMFAALIPANDLEFRHAVNAPTLRIDGMTVASS, encoded by the coding sequence ATGCTGACCGTTTCCGAAGCCCTCGATCGCGCGCAGATGCTGTGTGACGCCGCCGCGAAAGCCGGCGCCGATGCCGCCGACGCCCTCTATTATTGCAACGCCGCCACCTCGGTCTCGATGCGGCTCGGCGCGCTCGAGGATGTCGAGCGGTCCGAGGGGCAGGATATTTCACTGCGCGTCTTCGTCGGCCAGCGCAGCGCGAGCGTGTCGACCGCCGACATGGACGCCGGCGAACTTGCAAAGCTGGTCGAACGCTGCGTCGCGATGGCGCGCGAGGCGCCCGAGGATCCCTATGCGGGCCTGGCGCCCGAGGAATTGCTCTTCAAGGGCGCCGTTCCCGATTTCGACCTCGACGACAACAGCGAAGCCGATCCCGCCGCGCTGCGTGAAGCGGCGCTTGCGGTCGAGGAAGCCGCGCGCGCCGTCGCGGGCGTGACCAACAGCGAGGGCGGCAGCGCGAGCCACAGCCGCACGCGCTTCGCGCTCGCGACCAGCCACGGCTTTGCCGGCGGTTACGGGTCGAGCGGCCATAGCCTGTCGGCGAGTGTCATCGCGGGCGAAGGCGCGACCATGCAGCGCGACTATGGCTGGCACAGCGCCCACCACCTCGCCGACCTCGAAAGCGCCGCCGATATCGGCAAGCGCGCCGGCACCCGCGCCGTCGCAAGGCTCAATCCCGGCAAGGCGCCGAACGGCAAGCTGCCCGTACTGCTCGACCCGCGCGTCAGCGGCGGCATCGTCGGCCATCTGCTCGGCGCGATCGCCGGCCCCGCCATCGCGCGCGGCACCAGCTTCCTGCTCGGCAAGGAAGAGCAGATGCTGTTCGACAGCGGCATCGTCATCCGCGACGAGCCCCACCGCCCGCGCGGCCTGCGCAGCCGCGCCTTCGACGGCGAAGGCCTGCCGACCGCAGCGCGTAACCTGGTCGAGGGCGGCAAGATCACCGGCTGGCTGCTCGACACGGCGTCGGCGAAGCAGCTCGGTCTGGCCCCGACCGGCCACGCCAGCCGCGGCGGCGGTGCTTCCGGGGTCGGCGCGAGCAACCTGAACCTGGCACCGGGCAATGTGACGCCTGCGGCGCTGATGGAAGGCATCGCCGATGGCGTCTATATCACCGAGCTGATCGGCCACGGCGTGAACCCCGTGACCGGCGACTACAGCCGCGGCGCGTCGGGCTTCCTGATCAAGGATGGCGCGCTCGCCGGGCCGATCGCCGAATTCACCATCGCGGGCAATCTGATCGACATGTTCGCGGCGCTGATCCCCGCGAACGACCTTGAGTTCCGTCACGCCGTCAACGCGCCGACGCTGCGTATCGACGGCATGACCGTCGCCAGCAGCTAA
- a CDS encoding 3'(2'),5'-bisphosphate nucleotidase CysQ, with the protein MPGRNVEAAIAATREVGDMAMARWRGEGQKVNVWNKSHDNPVSDVDLAVDARLKAVLGAMVPEAGWLSEETADNEARLSCRAMWCVDPIDGTRDFIRGRPGWCVSVALVIDGAPEFGILYAPALDELWVAQKGQGALLNGEALHASQRTTFAGSRVPADALPKVDSDLVIVTKPNSIALRMALVADDRADLVATLRWGFEWDVAAAALIASEAGATVTDAFGAPLRFNTPRAQAFGVIACAPGIHTAVVDRLHDRAVALTSAS; encoded by the coding sequence ATGCCCGGTCGCAACGTCGAAGCCGCGATCGCCGCGACGCGCGAGGTTGGCGACATGGCGATGGCGCGCTGGCGCGGCGAGGGGCAAAAGGTCAATGTCTGGAACAAGTCGCACGACAATCCGGTCAGCGACGTCGACCTGGCAGTCGATGCCCGGTTGAAGGCCGTCCTCGGCGCAATGGTGCCCGAGGCGGGATGGCTGTCCGAAGAGACCGCCGACAATGAAGCGCGGCTGTCGTGCCGCGCCATGTGGTGCGTCGACCCGATCGACGGCACGCGCGATTTCATCCGCGGCCGCCCCGGCTGGTGCGTGTCGGTCGCGCTGGTGATCGACGGCGCCCCCGAATTCGGCATCCTCTATGCCCCCGCGCTCGACGAACTCTGGGTCGCGCAAAAGGGTCAGGGCGCGCTGCTCAACGGGGAAGCGCTGCACGCCAGCCAGCGCACGACCTTCGCCGGATCGCGCGTGCCCGCCGATGCGCTGCCCAAGGTCGACAGCGACCTCGTCATCGTCACCAAGCCGAATAGCATCGCGCTCCGCATGGCGCTCGTCGCCGACGACCGCGCCGATCTGGTCGCGACGCTGCGCTGGGGCTTCGAATGGGATGTCGCCGCCGCAGCACTGATCGCCAGCGAGGCTGGTGCGACCGTCACCGACGCGTTCGGCGCGCCTTTGCGCTTCAATACGCCGCGCGCGCAAGCATTCGGCGTCATCGCCTGTGCACCCGGAATCCACACCGCGGTCGTCGACCGCTTGCATGATCGCGCGGTCGCTCTTACATCGGCGTCCTGA
- the rpsM gene encoding 30S ribosomal protein S13, which produces MARIAGVNLPTNKRVIIALTYIHGIGRKTAVDIANKLNIDHSRRVQDLSDAEILQIRETLDADHTVEGDLRRNTAMNIKRLMDLACYRGLRHRKGLPVRGQRTHTNARTRKGKAKAIAGKKK; this is translated from the coding sequence ATGGCACGTATTGCGGGCGTCAATCTGCCCACCAACAAGCGCGTGATCATCGCGCTCACCTACATCCACGGCATCGGTCGCAAGACCGCGGTCGACATCGCCAACAAGCTGAACATCGACCATAGCCGCCGCGTTCAGGATCTCTCGGATGCCGAAATCCTCCAGATCCGCGAAACGCTCGACGCTGACCACACGGTCGAGGGTGATCTTCGTCGCAACACGGCGATGAACATCAAGCGCCTGATGGACCTCGCCTGCTACCGCGGGCTGCGTCATCGCAAGGGCCTCCCGGTCCGTGGCCAGCGTACGCACACCAATGCGCGCACCCGCAAGGGCAAGGCAAAGGCGATCGCCGGTAAGAAGAAGTAA
- the rpsK gene encoding 30S ribosomal protein S11, protein MAREPQRLRRRERKNISSGVAHVNATFNNTMITITDAQGNAIAWSSAGMMGFKGSRKSTPYAAQVCAEDAGKKAAEHGVRTLEVEVKGPGAGRESALRALQAVGFHITSIRDVTPIPHNGVRPAKRRRV, encoded by the coding sequence ATGGCTCGTGAACCGCAGCGCCTTCGTCGGCGCGAACGCAAAAACATCTCGTCGGGCGTCGCGCACGTCAACGCGACCTTCAACAACACGATGATCACCATCACCGACGCGCAGGGCAATGCAATTGCCTGGTCGAGCGCCGGCATGATGGGCTTCAAGGGAAGCCGCAAGTCGACCCCGTACGCCGCCCAGGTGTGCGCCGAAGACGCCGGCAAGAAGGCCGCCGAACATGGCGTCCGCACCCTCGAAGTCGAAGTCAAGGGCCCTGGCGCCGGCCGTGAATCGGCTCTCCGCGCGCTGCAGGCCGTCGGGTTCCACATCACGTCGATCCGCGACGTGACGCCGATCCCGCACAATGGCGTCCGCCCGGCCAAGCGCCGCCGCGTCTGA
- a CDS encoding DNA-directed RNA polymerase subunit alpha, giving the protein MTVNIRNWQELKKPSNLEIKAGSDGKRKATFVAEPLERGFGLTLGNALRRVLLSSLQGAAITSIKIENVLHEFSSLAGVREDVTDIVLNVKQIALKMEGEGPKRLQLSATGPATVKAGDIMVSGDIKVMNPNHVICHLDDGATLNMELVADTGKGYVPATANRPIDAPIGLIPVDSLYSPVRQVAYKVDNARIGQELDYDKLNLTIETDGTVTPEDAVAYAARILQDQLQVFVHFEEAMNDSGLIGMAASPTTADESDVNQLNRFLLKKVDELELSVRSANCLKNDNIIYIGDLVQKTEAEMLRTPNFGRKSLNEIKEVLSSMGLRLGMDIPGWPPENIEEMAKKLEQELLG; this is encoded by the coding sequence ATGACTGTCAATATCCGGAACTGGCAGGAATTGAAGAAGCCCAGCAACCTGGAAATCAAGGCTGGCAGCGACGGCAAGCGCAAGGCGACCTTCGTCGCCGAACCGCTCGAGCGCGGCTTTGGCCTGACGCTCGGCAACGCGCTGCGCCGCGTGCTGCTCTCGTCGCTCCAGGGTGCGGCTATCACGTCGATCAAGATCGAGAATGTGCTCCACGAATTCTCGAGCCTCGCCGGCGTGCGTGAAGACGTCACCGATATCGTCCTCAACGTGAAGCAGATCGCGCTCAAGATGGAAGGTGAAGGCCCGAAGCGTCTTCAGCTTTCGGCGACCGGTCCCGCGACCGTCAAGGCCGGCGACATCATGGTGTCGGGCGACATCAAGGTGATGAACCCGAACCATGTCATCTGCCACCTCGACGATGGCGCGACGCTGAACATGGAACTCGTTGCCGACACCGGCAAGGGTTATGTCCCCGCCACCGCCAACCGTCCGATCGACGCGCCGATCGGCCTGATCCCGGTCGACTCGCTTTACTCGCCCGTGCGCCAGGTCGCCTACAAGGTCGACAATGCCCGCATCGGCCAGGAACTGGACTATGACAAGCTGAACCTGACCATCGAAACCGATGGCACGGTGACCCCGGAAGACGCCGTGGCCTATGCCGCGCGCATCCTCCAGGACCAGCTCCAGGTCTTCGTCCACTTCGAAGAAGCGATGAACGACAGCGGCCTCATCGGCATGGCGGCTTCGCCGACCACCGCCGACGAAAGCGACGTCAACCAGCTCAACCGCTTCCTTCTCAAGAAGGTCGACGAGCTCGAACTGTCGGTCCGTTCGGCCAACTGCCTCAAGAACGACAACATCATCTACATCGGTGATCTCGTTCAGAAGACCGAAGCCGAAATGCTTCGCACGCCGAACTTCGGCCGCAAGTCCTTGAACGAAATCAAGGAAGTGCTGTCGTCGATGGGTCTGCGCCTCGGCATGGACATCCCCGGCTGGCCGCCGGAAAATATCGAAGAAATGGCCAAGAAGCTCGAGCAAGAGCTGCTGGGTTAA
- the rplQ gene encoding 50S ribosomal protein L17: MRHKSGGRKLQRTSAHRTALFRNMSASLIKHEQITTTVAKAKELRPYVEKLVTLAKRGGLANRRLANSRLLDDTQLKKLFDVLAERYKDRNGGYTRVIKAGIRASDAAPMAIIEFVDRDVDAKGQDSGPVEQYDEDMAEA; the protein is encoded by the coding sequence ATGCGTCATAAATCGGGTGGCCGGAAGCTGCAGCGCACGAGCGCGCATCGCACGGCCCTGTTCCGCAACATGTCGGCTTCGCTCATCAAGCATGAGCAGATCACGACGACCGTCGCCAAGGCGAAGGAACTGCGTCCCTACGTCGAAAAGCTGGTGACGCTCGCCAAGCGCGGTGGCCTTGCCAACCGTCGCCTCGCGAACAGCCGCCTGCTCGACGACACGCAGCTCAAGAAGCTGTTCGACGTTCTCGCCGAACGCTACAAGGACCGCAACGGCGGCTACACCCGCGTGATCAAGGCCGGCATCCGCGCCTCGGACGCGGCGCCGATGGCGATCATCGAATTCGTCGACCGCGACGTCGATGCCAAGGGCCAGGATTCGGGTCCGGTGGAACAATATGACGAGGACATGGCCGAAGCCTGA
- a CDS encoding glycine zipper domain-containing protein yields MRTIILLGMAAGSLLLAGRAGAEQPALDYGVPADPDARVYTGYPDRVPSEVEYRRVSGYDAEGRWTGTWDGTYETSDGRRYEGRYEGTVEGHGADYPPPPAYDPYYQGGYDARYNEEMERRCGRGGTVGGAVVGGLVGGIAGNRIAGHGDRTAGTLIGAGVGALAGSAIGNAADKKKCEEYWSSRTVRYRHDGGHYQGGYYPGGYSTSYQYGGYGYGYYTPGVVVTTIINGAPVVTERVETSTRTYYENVPVRKRYAAKKKWKPKPKAVPRCVC; encoded by the coding sequence ATGCGCACGATCATTTTGTTGGGAATGGCTGCGGGGTCGTTGCTGCTAGCGGGGCGCGCCGGCGCCGAACAGCCCGCGCTCGACTATGGCGTCCCCGCCGATCCCGATGCGCGCGTCTACACCGGCTATCCCGACCGCGTGCCGAGCGAAGTCGAATATCGCCGCGTCTCGGGCTATGATGCCGAGGGCCGCTGGACCGGTACCTGGGACGGCACGTACGAGACGTCCGACGGCCGTCGGTACGAGGGCCGGTACGAAGGCACGGTCGAGGGCCATGGCGCGGACTATCCGCCGCCGCCCGCTTATGATCCCTATTATCAGGGCGGCTATGACGCCCGTTACAACGAAGAGATGGAACGCCGCTGTGGCCGGGGGGGCACAGTGGGCGGCGCGGTTGTCGGCGGGCTCGTGGGGGGCATCGCCGGCAACCGCATAGCCGGGCACGGCGATCGCACCGCGGGCACGCTGATCGGCGCCGGGGTCGGCGCGCTCGCCGGCTCGGCGATCGGCAATGCAGCGGACAAGAAGAAGTGCGAGGAATATTGGTCGAGCCGCACTGTCCGCTATCGCCATGACGGCGGCCACTACCAGGGCGGCTATTATCCCGGCGGCTATTCGACGAGCTATCAATATGGCGGTTATGGCTACGGTTATTATACGCCCGGCGTCGTCGTCACCACGATCATCAACGGCGCGCCCGTCGTGACCGAACGGGTCGAGACGTCGACGCGCACCTATTATGAAAATGTGCCGGTGCGGAAACGCTATGCCGCAAAGAAGAAGTGGAAGCCGAAACCCAAGGCGGTTCCGCGCTGCGTCTGCTGA
- a CDS encoding gamma-glutamyltransferase family protein: protein MHRRTLLTAVPAAALLPAVGVARAASAPAAPSVWDAGADRFLRPDVQGGDRPVGASFASRTAAYGLNGAAGTAHPLATQAGIDILKRGGSAVDAAIAINACLGLLEPTANGIGGDVYAMIWDPKAKKLAGLAGSGKSPRALDLATVRSRAKGGTLPAYGAISVSVPGAVDGWWTMHQRYGKLPWKELFEPVIAHAEAGAPVPDMIAYYIRRSLAGFRQPGRGIEEIDNAMRTYGLADGKGPTAGQVFRNPDLARTFRLIAEGGRDAFYEGEIARTIDTYFKRIGGWLRYEDMKAHKSEWIEPHKTGYRGTDVYALGANTQGIATLQMLNILENFDLKGAGFQSALSIHLQAEAKRLAYEDRARYYADPHFAKVPVEWLISKEYAAERAKLIRPDRLLTPVHPGQAPSRGDTTYFSCADKDGMMVSMIQSNFRGMGSGLVADGLGFMFQDRGQLFSLQDGHPNIYAPGKRPFQTIIPGFAARGDVPWMSFGVMGGDMQPQGQAQIVINRVDYGLEIQAAGDSPRWHHEGSSETMGEDSPGLGAAGVLRLENGVPEASRRKLADIGWTLGESDGGFGRYQCVEHRMDGDTRVYAAASEMRADGCALAY, encoded by the coding sequence ATGCATCGCCGTACACTTCTGACCGCCGTTCCTGCCGCGGCCTTGCTGCCCGCCGTCGGGGTCGCGCGAGCGGCGAGCGCTCCCGCTGCGCCCTCCGTCTGGGACGCGGGCGCCGACCGCTTCCTTCGCCCCGACGTCCAGGGCGGCGACCGCCCGGTCGGCGCCAGCTTCGCGTCGCGTACCGCCGCTTACGGATTGAACGGCGCCGCAGGGACCGCGCACCCCCTCGCGACGCAGGCCGGGATCGACATATTGAAGCGCGGCGGGTCGGCGGTCGATGCCGCGATCGCGATCAACGCCTGCCTCGGCCTGCTCGAACCGACCGCGAACGGCATCGGCGGCGACGTCTATGCGATGATCTGGGACCCGAAAGCGAAGAAACTCGCCGGGCTTGCGGGTTCGGGCAAGAGCCCCCGCGCGCTCGATCTCGCGACGGTGCGCAGCCGCGCCAAGGGCGGCACCCTGCCCGCCTATGGCGCGATCAGCGTGTCGGTGCCGGGCGCGGTCGACGGCTGGTGGACGATGCACCAGCGTTACGGCAAGCTGCCGTGGAAGGAATTGTTCGAGCCCGTCATCGCGCACGCCGAGGCCGGGGCGCCCGTCCCCGACATGATCGCTTATTATATCCGCCGTAGCCTCGCCGGTTTCCGGCAGCCCGGCCGCGGGATCGAGGAAATCGACAATGCGATGCGCACCTATGGTCTCGCCGACGGCAAGGGACCGACGGCAGGGCAGGTTTTCCGCAACCCCGACCTCGCGCGCACCTTCCGCCTGATCGCCGAGGGCGGCCGCGACGCCTTTTACGAAGGCGAGATCGCGCGCACGATCGACACCTATTTCAAACGGATCGGCGGCTGGCTGCGCTACGAGGATATGAAGGCGCACAAGTCCGAATGGATCGAGCCGCACAAGACCGGCTATCGCGGCACCGACGTCTATGCGCTCGGCGCGAACACGCAGGGCATTGCGACGCTGCAGATGCTCAACATCCTCGAGAATTTCGACCTGAAGGGCGCGGGCTTCCAGTCGGCGCTGTCGATCCATCTGCAGGCCGAAGCGAAGCGCCTCGCCTATGAGGATCGCGCCCGCTATTACGCCGATCCGCATTTCGCCAAGGTGCCCGTCGAGTGGCTGATCTCGAAGGAGTATGCCGCCGAGCGCGCGAAGTTGATCCGCCCTGACCGCCTGCTCACCCCGGTCCATCCGGGGCAGGCGCCGAGCCGCGGCGACACCACCTATTTCAGCTGCGCCGACAAGGACGGGATGATGGTGTCGATGATCCAGTCGAACTTTCGCGGCATGGGGTCGGGGCTGGTCGCCGACGGCCTCGGCTTCATGTTCCAGGATCGCGGGCAGCTCTTCAGCCTGCAGGACGGGCACCCCAACATCTATGCGCCCGGCAAGCGGCCCTTCCAGACCATCATCCCGGGCTTCGCGGCGCGGGGCGATGTGCCCTGGATGAGCTTCGGCGTCATGGGCGGCGACATGCAGCCGCAGGGACAGGCGCAGATCGTCATCAACCGCGTCGACTATGGGCTCGAAATCCAGGCGGCGGGCGACTCACCGCGCTGGCATCACGAGGGATCGTCCGAAACGATGGGCGAGGATTCGCCCGGACTCGGCGCGGCCGGCGTGCTGCGGCTCGAAAATGGCGTGCCCGAAGCCAGCCGCCGGAAGCTCGCCGACATCGGGTGGACGCTGGGCGAATCCGACGGCGGTTTCGGGCGCTATCAATGCGTCGAACACCGCATGGACGGCGATACGCGCGTCTATGCAGCGGCGAGCGAGATGCGTGCCGACGGCTGTGCCCTGGCCTATTGA
- a CDS encoding PilZ domain-containing protein — MSNPEASPASPAPDEKRQPRQSRLVKAALACQRLGQFDVTIRNVSLTGVGGQGPHALQIGERITVFLPGHEAMLGTVRWVAGNRFGIETDKQVETVRLRAAHNDQLVTADSKAEFQIVPAPKMSTWRPGLSRATSLPGHFGVKR; from the coding sequence ATGTCGAATCCCGAGGCCTCCCCTGCCTCCCCGGCCCCAGATGAGAAGCGCCAGCCGCGACAATCGCGCCTGGTCAAGGCAGCGCTCGCGTGCCAGCGACTCGGCCAGTTCGATGTCACCATCCGCAATGTTTCGCTGACCGGCGTCGGCGGCCAGGGTCCGCATGCCCTGCAGATCGGCGAGCGGATCACCGTCTTCCTTCCCGGCCATGAAGCGATGCTCGGCACGGTGCGTTGGGTCGCGGGCAACCGCTTTGGGATCGAAACCGACAAGCAGGTCGAAACGGTGCGCCTGCGCGCCGCGCACAACGATCAACTCGTCACCGCGGACAGCAAGGCCGAATTCCAGATTGTCCCGGCCCCGAAAATGTCGACCTGGCGCCCGGGGCTGTCGCGCGCCACAAGCCTGCCCGGACATTTTGGCGTGAAGCGCTGA
- a CDS encoding ferredoxin--NADP reductase: MSDRIAEAAKLAPSASLTVEEVRSVRHWNEHLFSFTITRPPSFRFRSGEFVMIGLPGEGRPLLRAYSIASPAYADELEFLSIKVPDGPLTSRLQLIQPGDPVYLGRKPTGTLVADALTPGRRLFMLSTGTGLAPFLSLARDPDIYERFNQIVIVHCVRQVSDLAFRDELESQLAGDPLVQDQALLQFHYLPTVTREPFRTTGRIDALIDDGSLFGHPLTGPTAFDPATDRIMMCGSMAMIRDLQARFEELGFKEGSNASPGDFVIERAFVG; this comes from the coding sequence ATGAGTGACCGTATTGCCGAAGCCGCCAAGCTGGCCCCCTCCGCCTCGCTGACTGTCGAGGAGGTGCGTTCGGTGCGCCACTGGAACGAACATCTGTTCAGCTTCACGATCACCCGCCCGCCGAGCTTCCGTTTCCGCTCGGGCGAATTCGTGATGATCGGGCTGCCCGGCGAAGGCCGTCCGCTGCTCCGCGCTTACTCGATCGCGAGCCCCGCTTATGCCGACGAGCTCGAATTCCTGTCGATCAAGGTGCCCGACGGCCCGCTGACCTCGCGCCTCCAGCTGATCCAACCGGGCGACCCGGTCTATCTCGGCCGCAAGCCGACCGGCACGCTCGTCGCCGACGCGCTGACCCCGGGGCGGCGCCTGTTCATGCTCTCCACGGGCACCGGCCTTGCGCCCTTCCTCAGCCTCGCGCGTGATCCCGATATCTATGAGCGGTTCAACCAGATCGTGATCGTCCATTGCGTGCGGCAGGTCAGCGACCTCGCCTTCCGCGACGAGCTCGAAAGCCAGCTCGCGGGCGACCCGCTGGTGCAGGATCAGGCGCTGCTGCAGTTCCACTATCTGCCAACGGTGACGCGCGAGCCGTTCCGCACGACGGGCCGCATCGACGCGCTGATCGACGATGGTTCGCTGTTCGGCCACCCGCTGACCGGGCCGACCGCCTTCGATCCCGCCACCGACCGCATCATGATGTGCGGCAGCATGGCGATGATCCGCGACCTGCAGGCCCGCTTCGAGGAATTGGGCTTCAAGGAAGGGTCGAACGCGTCGCCCGGCGACTTCGTGATCGAGCGCGCGTTCGTCGGCTAA
- a CDS encoding M20/M25/M40 family metallo-hydrolase yields the protein MKSLSALLASAMLFAAPAIAAEAQPRPDQLAFRDLYKELVETNTTLSSGSCTLAAERMATRLKAAGIPESQLTLFATPENPKEGGLVAVYPGTSKTAKPILLVAHIDVVEAKRADWERDPFVMVEENGYFYGRGTADDKAQAAVWVDTLIRFQKAGYKPKRTVKVALTCGEETNGAFNGVEWLAANKRELIDAEFALNEGGGGDSDGKGKVLGQSVQVGEKTFANFRLETRNPGGHSSAPVPDNAIYELARALTKVDDYDFPVEMTDTTRRFFAEAGAARGDETGKAMVALAKNPADKAAEAIVNKDPFLHSNLRTTCVATLLDGGHAPNALPQRAGANINCRIFPGHSIESIKDELAKVIGDPGVAITQLPPKRPAPPAPPLDPKIIGPMQKLVDKYWPGLKVIPSMANGYTDATFLGAVGIPTYGIPGMWGDADGNGAHGLNERMEVRSVYVGRDYMFDLVKAYADKP from the coding sequence ATGAAGTCGCTGTCCGCCCTGCTGGCGTCCGCCATGCTGTTTGCCGCGCCCGCAATCGCCGCCGAGGCGCAGCCGCGCCCCGACCAGCTCGCGTTCCGCGATCTTTACAAGGAGCTGGTCGAAACCAACACCACCTTGTCGTCGGGTAGCTGCACGCTCGCCGCCGAACGCATGGCGACGCGGCTGAAGGCGGCGGGCATCCCCGAAAGCCAACTGACTTTGTTTGCGACCCCCGAAAATCCGAAAGAAGGCGGCCTTGTCGCCGTTTATCCGGGCACCAGCAAGACCGCGAAGCCGATCCTGCTCGTCGCGCATATCGACGTCGTCGAGGCGAAGCGCGCCGACTGGGAACGCGACCCGTTCGTGATGGTCGAGGAGAATGGCTATTTCTATGGCCGCGGCACCGCCGACGATAAGGCGCAGGCGGCGGTGTGGGTCGACACGCTGATCCGCTTCCAGAAGGCCGGCTATAAACCCAAGCGGACGGTCAAGGTCGCGCTGACCTGCGGCGAGGAAACCAATGGCGCGTTCAACGGCGTCGAATGGCTCGCCGCGAACAAGCGCGAGCTGATCGACGCCGAATTCGCGCTCAACGAAGGCGGCGGCGGCGACAGCGACGGAAAGGGCAAGGTGCTCGGCCAGTCGGTGCAGGTCGGCGAAAAGACCTTCGCCAATTTCCGCCTCGAAACGCGCAACCCCGGCGGCCACAGCTCGGCGCCGGTGCCCGACAATGCCATCTATGAACTCGCCCGCGCGCTGACAAAGGTCGACGATTACGATTTCCCGGTCGAGATGACCGACACAACGCGGCGCTTCTTTGCCGAGGCCGGCGCCGCGCGCGGCGACGAGACCGGCAAGGCGATGGTCGCGCTTGCCAAAAACCCCGCCGACAAGGCCGCCGAGGCGATCGTCAACAAGGATCCCTTCCTCCACAGCAATTTGCGCACCACCTGCGTCGCGACCTTGCTCGACGGCGGCCACGCCCCCAACGCGTTGCCGCAGCGCGCGGGCGCGAACATCAATTGCCGCATTTTTCCGGGGCACAGCATCGAATCGATCAAGGATGAACTGGCGAAGGTGATCGGCGACCCCGGTGTTGCGATTACCCAATTGCCGCCCAAGCGCCCCGCGCCGCCCGCGCCGCCGCTCGACCCGAAAATCATCGGCCCGATGCAAAAGCTCGTCGATAAATATTGGCCGGGGCTGAAGGTGATCCCGTCGATGGCCAACGGCTATACCGACGCCACCTTCCTCGGCGCCGTCGGTATCCCGACCTATGGCATCCCCGGCATGTGGGGCGACGCCGACGGCAATGGGGCACACGGCCTCAACGAACGCATGGAAGTGCGCTCGGTCTATGTCGGCCGCGACTATATGTTCGACCTGGTGAAGGCCTATGCCGACAAGCCCTGA